One window of Candidatus Diapherotrites archaeon genomic DNA carries:
- a CDS encoding RHS repeat-associated core domain-containing protein — protein PFGEPRVPSNYLQQPMQFSTKPYDENTGLSYYGYRFYVPALGRWLTRDPIGEEGGINLYEFVKNSPVNFIDPKGLKVYPPVCQPEPSCNPYKKCGEWVLYIVCSTAPNDPWSKAVRKCLLDRWNNCQYDNGFWQDHYDCWFKPFNNKL, from the coding sequence GCCCCTTCGGCGAGCCCCGGGTCCCCAGCAACTACCTGCAGCAACCCATGCAATTTTCCACCAAACCCTATGATGAAAATACGGGGTTGTCTTATTATGGGTATCGTTTTTATGTCCCGGCATTGGGCAGGTGGCTGACCAGGGACCCGATTGGGGAAGAGGGTGGGATTAATCTTTATGAATTTGTAAAAAATAGCCCCGTGAATTTTATAGACCCTAAGGGTTTAAAGGTATACCCGCCTGTATGTCAACCTGAGCCATCATGCAATCCTTATAAAAAATGCGGGGAATGGGTTTTATATATAGTGTGTAGCACTGCTCCCAATGATCCCTGGTCTAAAGCCGTTCGCAAATGCTTATTAGATAGATGGAATAACTGTCAGTATGATAATGGTTTTTGGCAAGATCATTATGATTGCTGGTTTAAACCTTTTAATAATAAATTATGA